The Pseudomonas extremaustralis genome contains a region encoding:
- a CDS encoding DUF1289 domain-containing protein, with protein MSNQTIKTPCVGLCSTVYGDLVCRGCKRFHHEVIQWNGYNEEEKRAVWLRLEQLLVQVMAGKLEVFDPKKLRGQLEQRKIRFVPHQSEYCWAYQLIARGARVISNLEAYGMVLLPEFRDWALPDLRDAIDREFFILSEAHYQRYIAPGFLKEAFGA; from the coding sequence ATGTCCAACCAAACCATCAAGACCCCCTGCGTCGGCCTGTGTTCCACGGTCTACGGCGATCTGGTGTGCCGCGGCTGCAAGCGTTTCCACCACGAGGTGATCCAGTGGAATGGCTATAACGAAGAAGAAAAGCGTGCGGTCTGGCTGCGGTTGGAGCAGTTATTGGTGCAAGTGATGGCCGGCAAGCTCGAAGTCTTCGACCCGAAAAAACTGCGCGGCCAACTGGAGCAGCGCAAGATTCGCTTCGTGCCGCACCAGTCCGAGTATTGCTGGGCCTATCAGTTGATTGCCCGTGGGGCGCGGGTGATCAGCAACCTGGAGGCCTACGGGATGGTGCTGCTGCCGGAGTTCCGTGACTGGGCCTTGCCGGACCTGCGCGATGCCATCGACCGCGAGTTTTTTATCTTGTCCGAGGCCCATTACCAGCGCTATATCGCGCCGGGGTTTCTCAAGGAAGCGTTTGGCGCCTGA
- a CDS encoding universal stress protein: protein MQAIRSILVVIEPEHPESLALKRAKLIAGVTGAHLHLLVCDRKHEHSALLSLLKSGLQSDGYSVTTEQAWNESLHETIIDVQQAEGCGLVIKQHFPDNPLKKALLTPADWKLLRYCPTPLLLVKTSKPWTGGVILAAVDVGNTDEEHRELHYTIIDHGFDIASMAKAQLHVISAHPSPMLSAADPTFQLKSTIEARYREQCEKFQAEFDVDDAHLHIEEGPADVQIRHFADTLHAALTIIGTVARTGISGALIGNTAEVVLDGVESDVLVLKPESLMIQLEKLAGKR from the coding sequence ATGCAAGCTATCCGCAGCATTCTGGTGGTGATCGAGCCCGAGCATCCGGAAAGCCTGGCCCTCAAGCGCGCCAAGCTGATCGCCGGGGTTACTGGCGCGCACCTGCACCTGCTGGTGTGCGACAGGAAGCACGAGCACTCGGCGCTGCTGAGCCTGCTCAAGTCCGGCTTGCAGTCGGACGGCTACAGCGTCACCACCGAGCAGGCGTGGAACGAAAGCCTGCATGAAACCATCATCGACGTGCAGCAGGCCGAAGGTTGTGGCTTGGTAATCAAGCAGCACTTCCCCGACAACCCGTTGAAAAAGGCGCTGCTGACGCCGGCGGACTGGAAGCTGCTGCGCTACTGCCCCACGCCCCTGCTGCTGGTGAAAACGTCGAAACCATGGACGGGCGGCGTGATCCTCGCCGCCGTCGATGTCGGCAATACCGACGAAGAACACCGCGAGCTGCACTACACGATCATTGACCATGGCTTCGACATCGCCAGCATGGCCAAGGCGCAGTTGCATGTGATCAGCGCCCATCCCTCGCCGATGCTCTCGGCGGCAGACCCGACGTTCCAGCTCAAGAGCACCATCGAAGCGCGCTATCGTGAGCAGTGCGAGAAATTCCAGGCCGAGTTCGACGTGGACGATGCCCACCTGCATATCGAGGAAGGCCCGGCGGACGTACAGATTCGACATTTCGCCGACACCCTGCACGCGGCGCTGACCATCATCGGCACCGTGGCGCGCACCGGGATTTCCGGGGCCTTGATCGGCAATACCGCCGAAGTGGTGCTGGATGGGGTGGAAAGCGATGTGCTGGTGCTCAAGCCCGAATCGTTGATGATTCAGTTGGAAAAGCTGGCGGGCAAGCGTTGA
- the miaE gene encoding tRNA-(ms[2]io[6]A)-hydroxylase gives MNLPEIHEFLGCRTPDAWVQAALADQETLLIDHKNCEFKAASTALSLIAKYHSHVDLINLMSRLAREELVHHEQVMRLMKKRKVELRQLHAGRYASALRKVVRSHEPVKLVDTLVVGAFIEARSCERFEALVPHLDEELGKFYFGLLKSEARHYQGYLKLAYQYGDAKDIAQVIERVRATEQELIESPDIEFRFHSGVPA, from the coding sequence ATGAACCTGCCCGAAATCCACGAATTCCTCGGTTGCCGCACCCCTGATGCCTGGGTCCAGGCTGCGCTGGCCGATCAGGAGACGCTGCTGATCGACCACAAGAACTGCGAATTCAAGGCCGCCAGCACCGCCCTGAGCCTGATCGCGAAATACCACAGTCATGTCGACCTGATCAACCTGATGTCGCGCCTGGCCCGGGAAGAGCTGGTGCACCACGAACAAGTCATGCGCCTGATGAAAAAGCGCAAAGTCGAGCTGCGCCAGTTGCACGCCGGGCGCTATGCCTCGGCGTTGCGCAAGGTGGTGCGCAGCCACGAGCCGGTCAAACTGGTGGATACGCTGGTGGTCGGTGCGTTTATCGAAGCGCGCAGCTGCGAGCGTTTCGAGGCGCTGGTGCCGCATTTGGACGAGGAACTTGGCAAGTTCTACTTCGGTTTGCTCAAAAGCGAGGCGCGGCACTACCAGGGGTACTTGAAGCTGGCCTATCAGTACGGCGACGCCAAGGACATTGCCCAGGTAATCGAGCGGGTGAGGGCGACCGAGCAGGAGCTGATCGAATCCCCCGACATCGAGTTCCGCTTTCACAGTGGTGTGCCAGCCTGA
- the ampC gene encoding class C beta-lactamase encodes MPHSLLSGVRSACALAAFLAAGNCLAATDLQAVVDASVKPLMQQQAIAGLVVGVVQDGKARYFNYGVAATDTRQPVSEHTLFEIGSVSKTFTATLAGYAVASGQLKLSAPASHYLPALRGGKFDHISVLNLGTYTAGGLPLQFPAAFDNTPRMISYFQQWKPDFAPGTQRLYSNPSLGLFGYLAAQSLKQPFDQLMEHTLLPKLGLKHTYLNVPKSQMNLYAQGYGKDGKPVRVGPGALDSEAYGIKTSAADLLHYVEVNMHPARQAKPIRQAIALTHTGYYSVDGMTQGLGWEMYPYPIELDALIEGNATPMAMAPHKVNWRTPPQALRADTLVNKTGSTNGFGAYVAYVPGKGLGVVILANKNYPNAERVKVAHAILSAMDH; translated from the coding sequence ATGCCCCACTCATTGCTGTCTGGCGTGCGCAGTGCCTGCGCCCTCGCGGCCTTTCTCGCCGCCGGCAACTGCCTGGCCGCCACCGACTTGCAAGCCGTGGTCGACGCTAGCGTCAAACCGTTGATGCAGCAGCAGGCGATTGCCGGTCTCGTGGTCGGCGTGGTTCAGGATGGCAAGGCGCGCTACTTCAACTACGGTGTCGCCGCCACAGACACCCGGCAGCCCGTGAGCGAACACACCTTGTTCGAAATCGGCTCGGTGAGCAAAACCTTCACCGCGACCCTGGCCGGATACGCCGTAGCCAGCGGCCAACTCAAGCTCTCGGCCCCGGCCAGCCACTACCTGCCGGCACTGCGCGGCGGCAAGTTCGATCACATCAGCGTGCTCAACCTCGGTACCTACACTGCTGGCGGCCTGCCCTTGCAGTTCCCGGCGGCGTTCGACAACACCCCGCGCATGATCAGCTACTTCCAGCAATGGAAACCCGACTTCGCCCCCGGCACCCAACGCCTGTATTCCAACCCCAGCCTGGGCCTGTTCGGCTACCTGGCGGCGCAGAGCCTGAAGCAGCCGTTCGATCAGTTGATGGAGCACACCCTGCTGCCCAAGCTCGGGCTCAAGCACACCTACCTCAACGTGCCAAAAAGCCAGATGAACCTATACGCCCAAGGCTATGGCAAAGACGGCAAGCCCGTGCGCGTCGGCCCCGGCGCCCTGGACAGCGAGGCCTACGGCATCAAGACCAGCGCCGCCGACCTGCTGCACTACGTTGAGGTGAATATGCACCCGGCACGCCAGGCAAAACCCATCCGACAGGCCATCGCCCTCACTCACACCGGCTATTACAGCGTCGACGGCATGACCCAAGGCCTGGGCTGGGAAATGTACCCTTACCCCATCGAGCTCGATGCGTTGATTGAAGGCAACGCCACCCCGATGGCCATGGCGCCGCACAAGGTCAACTGGCGCACGCCCCCGCAGGCGCTGCGCGCCGATACCCTGGTGAACAAAACCGGCTCCACCAACGGCTTTGGCGCCTACGTGGCGTATGTGCCGGGCAAGGGGTTGGGTGTAGTGATCCTGGCGAACAAAAACTACCCGAACGCCGAACGGGTGAAAGTGGCCCATGCGATCTTGAGCGCGATGGACCACTGA
- a CDS encoding DUF2252 domain-containing protein, whose product MKTPRPSARMPHLIQLRNLKMARSAHAYVRGSTVQFYEWLHSQSGRRLPHGPAIWICGDCHAGNLGPTGDTKGRIDMHIRDLDQTVIGNPAHDLVRLALSLATAARGSDLPGVTTARMLEEMMVGYEQAFKDKPDAAPPRPSQVKAGMRSAVERTWKNLARDRIENVRPTIPLGKHFWPLSRAEKNALHTVCASDEIQQLVTSLKGRPKDAKVELLDSAYWVKGCSSLGLLRYAALLGVGDKDDQEYCLIDIKEAVGAAAPRVARAKMPRDNGRRVVEGARQLSPGLGERMVATRFLDHGFFIRELLPQDMKLELDELSETDAMHAAGYLARVVGVAHARQMDRATRKDWMAVLQENRSKQLDAPSWLWTSVVQLVGSHEQGYLNHCRRYALEH is encoded by the coding sequence ATGAAAACACCGCGCCCCTCCGCCCGTATGCCTCACCTGATCCAACTGCGAAACCTGAAGATGGCGCGCTCGGCCCACGCCTACGTGCGCGGCAGCACCGTGCAATTCTACGAGTGGTTGCACAGCCAGTCGGGCCGACGTTTGCCCCATGGCCCGGCGATCTGGATCTGCGGCGACTGCCACGCCGGCAACCTGGGCCCCACCGGGGACACCAAGGGCCGTATCGACATGCATATCCGCGACCTCGACCAAACGGTGATCGGCAATCCGGCCCACGACCTGGTGCGCCTGGCATTGTCCCTGGCCACTGCCGCCCGCGGCTCCGATCTGCCTGGCGTGACCACCGCGCGGATGCTCGAAGAAATGATGGTGGGCTACGAACAGGCATTCAAAGACAAGCCCGACGCAGCGCCACCGCGCCCCTCCCAGGTCAAGGCGGGGATGCGCAGTGCGGTGGAGCGCACCTGGAAGAATCTTGCCCGCGACCGCATCGAAAACGTGCGGCCGACGATTCCCTTGGGCAAGCATTTCTGGCCGCTGTCACGGGCCGAAAAAAACGCGCTGCACACCGTGTGCGCTTCCGATGAGATCCAGCAATTGGTCACCTCGCTCAAGGGACGGCCCAAGGACGCCAAGGTCGAACTGCTGGACTCGGCCTATTGGGTCAAAGGTTGCAGCTCCCTCGGTCTGTTGCGGTATGCGGCATTGCTGGGGGTGGGCGATAAGGACGACCAGGAATACTGCCTGATCGATATCAAGGAAGCTGTGGGCGCCGCCGCACCCCGCGTGGCACGGGCGAAGATGCCCAGGGATAACGGGCGCCGCGTGGTGGAGGGCGCACGCCAGCTGTCACCGGGGCTGGGTGAGCGCATGGTGGCGACACGTTTTCTGGACCACGGTTTTTTTATTCGCGAACTGCTGCCCCAGGACATGAAGCTGGAGCTGGATGAACTGAGCGAAACCGATGCGATGCACGCTGCCGGTTACCTGGCCCGGGTCGTCGGGGTGGCCCATGCGCGGCAGATGGATCGCGCGACGCGCAAGGACTGGATGGCAGTGTTGCAGGAAAACCGCTCCAAGCAACTGGATGCGCCCTCGTGGCTATGGACCAGCGTGGTGCAACTGGTGGGCAGCCACGAGCAGGGCTACCTCAACCATTGCCGCCGGTATGCGCTGGAACACTGA
- the yghX gene encoding YghX family hydrolase, protein MTRLTAKDFAPELLELYDGYAHGKLNRREFLDRAALFTFGGLTASALLAALSPNYALAEQVKFTDPAIVADYITYPSPKGNGTVRGYLVRPANATGKLPAVVVVHENRGLNPYIEDVARRLAKAGFIALAPDGLTSVGGYPGNDEKGVALQQTVDPTKLMNDFFAAIEWLMHHDSSTGKVGIIGFCYGGGVTNAAAVAYPELGAAVSFYGRQPEAKDVPKIKAPIMLHYAELDTRINEGWPAYEKALKAAGTRYEAYIYKGTNHGFHNDSTPRYDEAAANLAWERTLGWLRKYLA, encoded by the coding sequence ATGACTCGTCTCACCGCGAAAGACTTTGCCCCCGAACTGCTGGAACTCTACGACGGCTACGCCCACGGCAAGCTCAACCGCCGCGAGTTCCTCGACCGCGCCGCACTGTTCACCTTTGGTGGTCTCACCGCCTCGGCCCTGCTGGCGGCGCTGAGCCCCAACTACGCCCTGGCCGAACAGGTGAAATTCACCGACCCGGCTATCGTCGCCGACTACATCACCTACCCTTCGCCCAAAGGCAACGGCACGGTACGCGGCTACCTGGTGCGCCCGGCCAACGCCACCGGCAAATTGCCGGCGGTGGTGGTGGTGCATGAAAACCGCGGCCTGAACCCCTACATCGAAGACGTCGCCCGGCGCCTGGCCAAAGCCGGGTTCATCGCCTTGGCGCCAGATGGCCTGACCTCGGTCGGCGGCTATCCCGGCAACGATGAAAAAGGCGTCGCGCTGCAACAGACCGTTGATCCGACCAAGCTGATGAACGACTTCTTCGCCGCCATCGAATGGCTGATGCACCACGACAGCAGCACCGGCAAAGTCGGCATCATCGGCTTTTGTTATGGCGGCGGCGTGACCAACGCAGCGGCGGTGGCATACCCGGAACTGGGCGCGGCGGTGTCGTTTTATGGGCGTCAACCCGAGGCCAAGGACGTGCCGAAAATCAAGGCGCCGATCATGCTGCATTACGCGGAACTGGATACACGGATCAACGAAGGCTGGCCCGCATACGAAAAGGCCTTGAAGGCCGCCGGCACCCGCTATGAGGCCTATATCTACAAGGGCACCAACCACGGCTTCCACAATGACTCGACGCCGCGCTATGACGAGGCGGCGGCGAATCTGGCGTGGGAGCGCACCCTGGGATGGTTGCGCAAATACCTGGCCTGA
- a CDS encoding PaaI family thioesterase encodes MHTPSLQDTTAPEGICYGCGGSNPHGLHIKSRWDSDGVHLIAEHLPDAKYSGWPDLVYGGLIAMLVDCHSNWAAMAYHYRAEQREPGSLPRIDCVTGNLGIKFIKPTPMGVTLTLRARVEGEVGRKSRVVCEVYAGDVLTAIGDSVFVRVDTGQLAAAAHGREG; translated from the coding sequence ATGCACACCCCCTCTCTACAAGACACCACCGCGCCGGAAGGCATTTGCTACGGCTGCGGTGGCAGCAACCCCCATGGCCTGCACATCAAGAGCCGCTGGGACAGCGACGGCGTGCACCTGATCGCCGAGCATCTGCCAGACGCCAAATACAGCGGCTGGCCCGACCTGGTCTACGGCGGGCTGATCGCCATGCTGGTGGACTGCCACTCCAACTGGGCCGCCATGGCCTATCACTACCGCGCCGAACAGCGCGAACCCGGGAGCCTGCCGCGTATCGACTGCGTCACCGGCAACCTGGGGATCAAATTCATCAAGCCGACGCCCATGGGCGTGACGCTGACCTTGCGCGCACGGGTCGAGGGCGAGGTCGGGCGCAAAAGTCGGGTGGTCTGCGAGGTCTACGCCGGCGATGTGCTCACGGCCATCGGCGACTCGGTATTCGTGCGCGTGGACACCGGCCAACTGGCAGCGGCCGCCCACGGTCGCGAAGGCTGA
- a CDS encoding DMT family transporter encodes MERTSALNPPNTSTQGWINGLIGVVIFSGSLPATRLAVMEFDPVFLTMLRATLAALVGLLLLGCFKVKRPAGRQWAALAIVSLGVVIGFPLLTALALQYVTSAHSIVFIGLLPLATAVFGVLRGGERPRPVFWLFSILGSALVMGYAVAQGLSAAPAGDVLMLLAVLVCGLGYAEGATLSRSLGGWQVICWALMVALPVTAALSLILAPPSLTGISLPAWLSLGYVSLFSMLIGFVFWYRGLAQGGIAAVGQLQLLQPFFGLALAAGLLHEQVSLGMLLVTLAVIGCVAGAKRFSRVVPIRPTS; translated from the coding sequence ATGGAACGTACCTCAGCGCTCAATCCCCCGAACACCAGCACCCAAGGCTGGATCAACGGCCTTATCGGCGTGGTGATCTTCAGCGGTTCCTTGCCAGCGACGCGCCTGGCGGTGATGGAGTTCGACCCGGTGTTCCTCACCATGCTGCGTGCCACCCTCGCCGCCCTGGTGGGATTGCTCCTGCTGGGGTGCTTCAAGGTCAAACGCCCCGCCGGCCGCCAATGGGCGGCCCTGGCGATCGTGTCCCTCGGCGTGGTGATCGGCTTTCCCCTGCTGACTGCGCTGGCCCTGCAATACGTCACGTCGGCGCACTCCATCGTATTCATCGGCCTGCTGCCCCTGGCCACGGCGGTGTTTGGCGTCCTGCGCGGCGGCGAGCGACCGCGTCCGGTGTTCTGGCTGTTTTCGATCCTGGGTAGCGCGCTGGTGATGGGCTATGCCGTGGCCCAGGGCCTGAGCGCCGCGCCCGCCGGTGATGTGCTGATGCTGTTGGCGGTGTTGGTGTGCGGCCTGGGCTATGCCGAGGGCGCCACGTTGTCGCGCAGCCTGGGCGGTTGGCAGGTGATTTGCTGGGCCTTGATGGTGGCGCTGCCAGTGACGGCGGCGTTGAGCCTGATCCTCGCACCGCCAAGCTTGACCGGCATCAGCCTGCCGGCCTGGCTGAGCCTGGGCTACGTGTCGCTGTTCAGCATGCTGATCGGCTTTGTGTTCTGGTACCGCGGCCTGGCCCAGGGTGGCATCGCCGCCGTCGGCCAGTTGCAGTTGCTGCAACCGTTTTTCGGCCTGGCGTTGGCGGCGGGGTTGCTGCATGAACAGGTCAGCCTGGGCATGTTGCTGGTGACGCTTGCCGTCATCGGCTGCGTGGCCGGCGCCAAGCGTTTCAGTCGAGTGGTTCCCATCCGGCCCACGTCCTGA
- a CDS encoding aminotransferase-like domain-containing protein — protein MPRARYKSLVDTFADDIRSGRLAPGTRLPTHRQLAADQGLALVTASRVYAELEAMGLVSGETGRGTFVREIALPPGQGSGQMNVAAGMLDLNFNYPSLPGQADLLRTALRQLALSGELEALLRYQPHAGRLHERAAVARHLLCRGLTVEAGQVLLVSGAQHGLAVTLMALLKPGDVIAVDALTYSGFKVLAETLHLEMLAIPVTASGPDLDALHSLCQKRPVRAVYCMPTLHNPLGWVLELAQRERLVAIARQHHLMIIEDAAYAFLADNPPPPLATLAPECTVYVGGLSKSVATGLRVGFISAPLAWVKSLERTIMATTWNVPGVMSAIAVAWIEDGTVAQLEAQKREDARARQALAAQVFKGLAYISHPSSYFLWLPLGEDARADQIAMALQREHISVSTAEPFAVSAHVPHALRLALGSVEMGALREALMRVRRAVAW, from the coding sequence ATGCCACGCGCCCGCTACAAATCCCTGGTCGATACCTTTGCCGACGACATCCGCAGCGGCAGACTGGCGCCCGGCACGCGCCTGCCCACCCATCGCCAGTTGGCCGCCGACCAGGGCCTGGCGCTGGTCACCGCCAGCCGGGTGTATGCCGAACTGGAGGCCATGGGCCTGGTCAGCGGGGAAACCGGTCGGGGGACGTTCGTGCGTGAGATCGCGTTGCCGCCGGGGCAGGGCAGCGGGCAGATGAACGTCGCGGCGGGCATGCTCGATCTGAATTTCAACTACCCGTCATTGCCGGGCCAGGCAGACCTGCTGCGCACGGCCTTGCGCCAGTTGGCGTTGTCCGGCGAACTGGAGGCGTTGCTGCGTTACCAGCCCCATGCCGGCCGCCTGCACGAACGTGCGGCTGTTGCGCGGCATTTGCTCTGTCGCGGGCTGACGGTGGAGGCCGGGCAGGTGCTGCTGGTCAGCGGCGCCCAGCACGGTTTGGCGGTGACCCTGATGGCGCTGCTCAAGCCAGGGGATGTGATTGCCGTCGATGCGCTGACGTATTCGGGGTTCAAGGTGCTGGCCGAGACCCTGCACCTGGAAATGCTGGCGATCCCGGTCACCGCCAGCGGCCCCGATCTCGATGCGCTGCACAGCCTGTGTCAAAAGCGTCCGGTGCGGGCGGTGTATTGCATGCCGACCCTGCATAACCCGTTGGGGTGGGTGCTGGAACTGGCGCAGCGCGAGCGACTGGTGGCGATCGCTCGCCAGCACCACCTGATGATCATCGAGGATGCCGCCTATGCATTTCTCGCCGACAACCCGCCGCCGCCATTGGCGACATTGGCGCCGGAATGCACGGTGTATGTCGGTGGGTTGTCCAAGAGTGTCGCCACCGGTTTGCGCGTGGGCTTTATCAGCGCGCCGCTCGCGTGGGTGAAAAGCTTGGAGCGCACCATCATGGCGACCACCTGGAACGTGCCGGGGGTGATGAGTGCCATTGCCGTGGCATGGATCGAGGACGGCACGGTGGCGCAGTTGGAGGCGCAAAAACGTGAGGACGCGCGGGCGCGGCAAGCCTTGGCGGCTCAGGTGTTCAAGGGGCTGGCGTACATCAGCCATCCGTCCTCGTATTTCCTGTGGTTGCCCCTGGGGGAAGATGCCCGCGCCGACCAGATCGCCATGGCGCTGCAACGCGAGCACATTTCGGTGTCCACCGCCGAGCCATTCGCCGTCTCGGCCCATGTGCCTCACGCGCTGCGCCTGGCCTTGGGGTCAGTGGAGATGGGCGCGTTGCGGGAGGCGTTGATGAGGGTGCGCAGGGCGGTGGCGTGGTGA
- a CDS encoding amidase translates to MQVTEVCIAQLRAALESGQTTAVELVQAYLARIDAYNGPQTATALNAVVVRNPEALKEAEASDARRARGETLGPLDGIPYTAKDSYLVKGLTAASGSPAFASLVAQRDAFTIERLRAGGAICLGKTNMPPMANGGMQRGVYGRAESPYNADYLTAPFASGSSNGAGTATAASFSAFGLAEETWSSGRGPASNNGLCAYTPSRGVISVRGNWPLTPTMDVVVPYARTMADLLEVLDVVVADDPDTRGDLWRLQPWVPIPSVASVRPASYLELAATPAALAGKRLGVPRMYINADPDAGTSEKPGIGGPTGQKIHTRASVIDLWQAARQALEAAGAEVIEVDFPLVSNCEGDRPGAPTVFTRGLVSKEFLHDELWELSAWAFDDFLRANNDPALNRLADVDGPKIFPHDPGTLPNREDDLAAGMDEYVRMAQRGIKPWNEIGTVPDGLRGLEQTRRIDLEDWMDTLGLDAVLFPTVADVGPADADVNEASADIAWSNGVWVANGNLAIRHLGVPTVTVPMGVMADIGMPVGLTFAGRAYDDSTLLRLASAYEATGSKRLIPPRTPALE, encoded by the coding sequence ATGCAAGTTACCGAAGTCTGCATTGCCCAATTGCGCGCGGCGCTTGAATCCGGCCAGACCACGGCCGTTGAACTGGTCCAGGCTTACCTGGCCCGTATCGATGCCTACAACGGTCCGCAGACCGCCACGGCCCTGAATGCCGTGGTAGTGCGCAACCCCGAAGCCCTGAAGGAAGCCGAGGCGTCCGATGCGCGCCGGGCCAGGGGCGAAACCTTGGGGCCACTGGATGGCATTCCCTATACCGCCAAAGACAGTTACCTGGTCAAAGGGCTAACAGCGGCATCGGGCAGCCCGGCATTTGCCAGCCTCGTCGCCCAGCGCGATGCCTTCACCATCGAACGGTTGCGGGCCGGTGGTGCGATCTGCCTGGGCAAGACCAATATGCCGCCGATGGCCAATGGCGGCATGCAGCGTGGCGTGTATGGCCGGGCGGAAAGCCCGTATAACGCCGACTACCTGACCGCGCCGTTCGCCTCCGGCTCGTCCAATGGCGCCGGCACCGCCACCGCCGCGAGCTTCTCCGCCTTCGGCTTGGCGGAAGAAACCTGGTCCAGCGGCCGAGGCCCGGCGTCCAACAATGGCTTGTGCGCCTATACGCCGTCCCGTGGGGTGATTTCGGTACGTGGCAACTGGCCGTTGACCCCGACCATGGACGTGGTAGTGCCGTACGCGCGCACCATGGCCGACCTGCTGGAAGTGCTCGACGTAGTGGTCGCCGACGACCCGGACACCCGTGGCGACCTGTGGCGCCTGCAACCCTGGGTACCGATTCCCAGCGTCGCCTCGGTGCGCCCGGCGTCCTACCTTGAACTGGCCGCCACGCCCGCCGCCCTCGCCGGCAAGCGCCTTGGTGTCCCGCGCATGTACATCAACGCCGACCCGGACGCCGGCACCAGCGAAAAGCCCGGCATCGGCGGTCCGACCGGGCAGAAGATCCACACCCGCGCCAGCGTGATCGACTTGTGGCAAGCCGCACGCCAGGCGCTTGAAGCCGCCGGTGCCGAAGTCATCGAGGTGGATTTCCCGCTGGTGTCCAACTGCGAAGGCGACCGCCCCGGCGCGCCGACCGTGTTTACCCGTGGCTTGGTGTCCAAGGAGTTCCTCCACGATGAGTTGTGGGAACTGTCGGCCTGGGCCTTTGACGATTTCCTGCGCGCCAACAACGACCCGGCCCTGAACCGCCTGGCGGATGTGGACGGCCCCAAGATCTTCCCCCACGACCCCGGCACCCTGCCCAACCGTGAAGACGATCTGGCCGCCGGCATGGACGAATACGTGCGCATGGCCCAGCGCGGCATCAAGCCATGGAACGAGATCGGCACCGTGCCCGACGGCCTGCGCGGCCTGGAACAGACCCGTCGGATCGATCTGGAAGACTGGATGGACACACTGGGGCTCGACGCGGTGTTGTTCCCGACCGTGGCCGATGTCGGCCCGGCGGATGCCGACGTGAACGAAGCCAGCGCGGATATCGCCTGGAGCAACGGCGTGTGGGTGGCCAACGGCAACCTTGCCATTCGCCACCTGGGCGTGCCCACCGTCACCGTGCCCATGGGCGTGATGGCGGATATCGGCATGCCGGTGGGACTGACGTTTGCCGGGCGTGCCTATGACGACTCGACGCTGCTGCGCCTGGCCTCGGCGTACGAAGCCACCGGCAGCAAACGCCTGATTCCACCGCGTACCCCGGCGCTGGAATAG